From the genome of Sphingobacterium kitahiroshimense, one region includes:
- the rpiB gene encoding ribose 5-phosphate isomerase B translates to MSTVKTIAIGSDHAGFEYKTAIVALLKELGYEVKDFGPYNTDSVDYPDYAHPVASEVEEEKATLGVLICGSANGVAITANKHQGIRASIAWLEEIAALARQHNDANIVCIPARFIDLDLAKSIVKTFVTTDFEGGRHATRVGKIACGC, encoded by the coding sequence ATGAGTACTGTAAAGACAATTGCAATAGGAAGTGACCATGCAGGTTTTGAATACAAAACGGCTATCGTAGCTTTATTAAAAGAATTAGGTTACGAAGTAAAAGATTTCGGACCATATAATACGGATTCTGTTGATTATCCAGATTATGCTCATCCGGTTGCAAGTGAAGTGGAAGAAGAAAAAGCAACATTAGGTGTATTGATATGCGGTAGCGCAAATGGTGTGGCAATTACAGCAAACAAACATCAAGGGATCCGCGCTTCAATAGCGTGGTTAGAAGAAATTGCAGCATTGGCACGTCAACATAATGATGCTAACATTGTGTGTATTCCAGCAAGATTTATTGATCTTGATCTTGCAAAATCAATCGTTAAAACATTTGTAACGACAGATTTTGAAGGTGGTAGACATGCTACACGTGTTGGTAAAATTGCCTGTGGTT
- a CDS encoding beta-ketoacyl-ACP synthase III has translation MSKIHAAITAVGGYVPDYILTNKELETMVETNDEWIVSRTGIKERRILKGEGKATSDLAVPAVQQLLEKRGITAKDIDLIIFCTSTPDMLFPATANILADKIGATNAWGYDLQAACSGFLFGLTTGVQFIESGKHTKVLVVGADKMSSVVNYQDRNTCILFGDGCGVVLLEPNTDGNGIQDAILKTDGSGGQYLNIKGGGSLNPASHATVDAGLHYAYQEGKTVFKFAVTNMANVAAEIMEKNNLQASDIAYLVPHQANKRIIDATAERAGLPEEKVMINIQKYGNTTSATIPLCLWEWESKLKKGDNLILAAFGGGFTWGSVYLKWAY, from the coding sequence ATGTCAAAAATTCATGCTGCGATTACAGCAGTTGGTGGATATGTACCTGATTATATCCTCACAAATAAAGAGCTGGAAACTATGGTTGAAACCAATGACGAGTGGATTGTATCTCGTACAGGTATCAAAGAACGTAGAATCTTAAAAGGAGAAGGTAAAGCTACTTCGGACCTTGCTGTACCTGCGGTGCAACAATTATTAGAAAAAAGAGGAATTACTGCAAAAGATATTGATTTGATCATCTTCTGTACAAGTACTCCAGATATGCTTTTTCCTGCCACAGCTAATATCTTAGCCGATAAAATTGGGGCTACAAATGCTTGGGGATATGATTTACAAGCGGCATGTTCAGGTTTTCTTTTTGGCTTGACAACTGGTGTCCAATTTATTGAATCGGGTAAACATACAAAAGTATTGGTTGTCGGTGCCGATAAAATGTCTTCAGTAGTCAACTATCAAGATCGTAATACGTGTATTTTATTTGGAGATGGTTGTGGTGTAGTGCTACTGGAACCTAACACTGATGGCAATGGTATTCAAGATGCAATCTTGAAAACGGATGGTTCAGGTGGTCAATATTTAAATATCAAAGGTGGCGGTTCTCTAAATCCGGCATCCCATGCTACTGTGGACGCTGGTTTACACTATGCTTATCAAGAGGGAAAAACGGTATTTAAATTTGCTGTTACCAATATGGCTAATGTAGCAGCCGAGATTATGGAGAAAAATAATCTTCAAGCTTCGGATATCGCTTATTTAGTACCGCATCAAGCAAATAAACGTATTATCGATGCAACAGCAGAACGTGCTGGACTACCGGAAGAAAAAGTAATGATTAATATTCAGAAATATGGTAACACCACAAGTGCCACTATTCCTTTATGTTTATGGGAATGGGAAAGTAAACTGAAAAAAGGTGATAACCTGATTTTAGCAGCTTTTGGGGGTGGATTTACTTGGGGATCTGTATACTTAAAATGGGCTTACTAA
- a CDS encoding epoxyqueuosine reductase QueH, giving the protein MEEKEFIREKLTLPNEGKNLLLHSCCAPCAGEVMEALISSDIKFTIYFYNPNIHPRKEYDLRKEENIRFAEKHNIPFIDADYDVDHWFDLAKGMENEPEKGIRCTMCFDMRFEKTAEYAAANGFDVISSSLGISRWKNMDQINDCGVRAASRFEGMDYWTFNWRKKGGAIRMLEISKKEKFYMQEYCGCAYSLRDTNRWRMENGREKIELGKNYYE; this is encoded by the coding sequence ATGGAAGAGAAGGAGTTCATCAGAGAAAAGTTAACATTACCTAACGAAGGCAAAAATCTGCTTTTACATTCGTGCTGTGCACCCTGTGCTGGTGAAGTAATGGAGGCTTTGATCAGCTCGGATATCAAATTTACAATCTATTTCTACAATCCTAACATTCATCCTCGTAAAGAATACGATTTACGAAAAGAGGAGAATATCCGTTTTGCAGAAAAACATAATATTCCTTTTATTGATGCCGACTATGATGTAGATCATTGGTTCGACTTAGCAAAGGGAATGGAAAACGAACCTGAGAAGGGAATTCGTTGTACGATGTGCTTTGACATGCGCTTTGAGAAAACAGCAGAATATGCTGCTGCGAATGGATTTGATGTTATATCAAGTTCTTTAGGAATCTCAAGGTGGAAAAACATGGATCAAATCAATGATTGTGGTGTACGTGCTGCCTCCCGCTTTGAGGGAATGGACTATTGGACATTCAACTGGAGAAAAAAAGGTGGTGCTATCCGCATGTTAGAAATATCTAAAAAAGAAAAGTTCTACATGCAAGAATATTGTGGTTGCGCTTACTCTTTACGGGATACCAACCGTTGGCGAATGGAAAACGGTCGGGAAAAAATAGAATTAGGTAAAAATTATTATGAATAA
- the accB gene encoding acetyl-CoA carboxylase biotin carboxyl carrier protein, which yields MGMDIKQIQDLIKFVSKSGVNEVAIEEKDFKITIKTNQEPTYVTASVPVAAAPVAAAPQPTAVAPAAATPAVVSEEANFITIKSPMIGTFYRSAGPGKPTFANVGDEINNGNVLCIIEAMKLFNEIESEVSGKIVKILVEDAQPVEFDQPLFLVDPR from the coding sequence ATGGGTATGGACATTAAACAAATTCAAGACTTGATTAAATTCGTTTCAAAATCAGGTGTGAATGAAGTAGCAATCGAAGAAAAAGATTTCAAAATTACGATAAAAACAAATCAGGAGCCTACATATGTAACCGCTTCGGTTCCAGTTGCAGCAGCACCAGTGGCAGCAGCTCCTCAACCGACTGCAGTTGCTCCAGCAGCGGCAACTCCTGCAGTAGTTTCTGAAGAAGCTAATTTTATCACGATTAAATCGCCAATGATCGGAACTTTTTACCGTTCTGCGGGACCTGGTAAACCGACATTTGCTAATGTTGGCGACGAAATTAACAATGGTAATGTATTGTGTATCATTGAAGCGATGAAATTATTCAATGAAATTGAATCTGAAGTTTCAGGTAAAATTGTTAAAATCTTGGTAGAAGATGCTCAACCAGTTGAGTTCGATCAACCATTATTCTTGGTAGATCCTAGATAA
- the tatC gene encoding twin-arginine translocase subunit TatC, which translates to MSTTERKSLVESIKDKGKNLEAEMSFFDHLEVLRWHLVRSVIAICIFAGLSFTFYDFVFNEIIMGPKSLNFWTYRMMCLVGNKFNIDGFCVEHIPFNIINTELAGQFMLQINSCLLMSLLLGFPYILFEIWLFIKPALTDIERRSARGFVFYATLLFVLGVLFGYYVVVPLSVNFLANISLSIEITNQITIDSYLSTIATLSLGCGIVFLLPILIFILSKLGIMTPEFMRASRRYATVIILVVAAIITPTADVITMLTVATPMFLLYEISILVSAKVKKQKLAQEKNNI; encoded by the coding sequence ATGAGTACTACAGAACGGAAAAGCCTAGTCGAATCTATAAAAGATAAAGGAAAAAATTTAGAAGCAGAAATGTCATTCTTTGATCATCTCGAAGTACTGAGATGGCATTTGGTTCGTTCGGTGATTGCAATTTGTATTTTCGCAGGTTTATCATTCACTTTCTATGATTTCGTATTTAACGAAATCATTATGGGGCCAAAAAGTCTTAATTTCTGGACATATAGAATGATGTGTCTTGTTGGTAACAAGTTTAATATCGATGGATTCTGTGTCGAACATATTCCTTTCAATATTATCAATACTGAACTAGCGGGACAGTTTATGTTGCAAATCAACTCTTGTTTGCTCATGTCTTTACTATTGGGTTTCCCTTACATCTTATTTGAAATCTGGCTTTTTATCAAACCAGCTTTAACAGATATTGAACGAAGATCTGCTCGAGGATTTGTTTTTTATGCTACCCTATTGTTTGTATTAGGAGTATTATTTGGTTATTATGTAGTCGTTCCGTTATCTGTTAACTTCTTAGCCAATATTTCATTAAGTATCGAAATTACGAATCAGATTACCATTGACTCTTACCTTTCAACGATCGCTACATTATCGTTAGGCTGTGGTATTGTGTTCTTATTACCAATTCTGATCTTTATCTTATCAAAATTAGGTATTATGACTCCAGAGTTTATGCGTGCAAGCAGAAGATATGCAACGGTTATTATCCTTGTTGTGGCAGCGATTATTACTCCTACAGCGGATGTCATCACCATGTTGACGGTAGCTACCCCAATGTTCCTTTTATACGAAATTAGTATCTTAGTATCAGCGAAAGTTAAAAAACAAAAATTAGCACAAGAAAAAAACAATATATAA
- a CDS encoding ABC transporter ATP-binding protein, which produces MIQLKHLFKWYNVGSTRSFVLKDVSLNIEEGDFISIMGPSGSGKSTLLNIIGMLDEPDEGEYLFQGENVLELKPKKRTQLFQSHMGYVFQSYHLLDEMTVYENIETPLIYKNKSSSERKSIVSDLLDRFNIVGKKDLFPSQLSGGQQQIVGIARALAGSPSLLLADEPTGNLNSKQGEEIMELFQQLNTEGVTIIQVTHSDKNATYGKRTVHMLDGQLK; this is translated from the coding sequence ATGATACAGTTAAAACACTTATTTAAATGGTATAATGTTGGAAGTACACGTTCATTTGTACTAAAAGATGTCAGTCTAAATATTGAAGAGGGGGATTTTATTTCGATCATGGGACCCTCTGGATCTGGAAAATCAACACTATTAAACATCATTGGAATGCTTGATGAACCCGATGAGGGTGAATACCTATTTCAAGGTGAAAATGTGTTGGAGCTAAAGCCTAAAAAAAGAACGCAGCTTTTTCAATCTCACATGGGCTATGTCTTTCAATCTTATCATCTGCTTGATGAAATGACTGTGTATGAAAACATTGAAACACCATTGATCTATAAGAATAAATCTTCGTCGGAGCGTAAGTCCATTGTCAGTGATCTATTGGACCGTTTTAACATTGTCGGTAAAAAAGATCTGTTTCCTTCACAGCTATCGGGCGGTCAACAGCAGATTGTAGGGATTGCAAGAGCTTTAGCCGGTTCTCCGTCGCTGCTATTGGCTGATGAGCCAACGGGAAACCTGAATTCTAAACAAGGAGAAGAAATCATGGAATTGTTTCAACAGCTCAACACGGAAGGTGTCACGATTATACAGGTGACCCACTCGGACAAAAACGCCACTTACGGAAAAAGAACGGTCCACATGCTGGATGGTCAATTAAAGTAA
- a CDS encoding YceD family protein, which produces MKHLIQYKIPFSGLNAGKHNFEFEIDKKFFDCFEHSIVKDGHLTANVELQKQENLLILNFTIVGDIGLTCDVCLSEFPSPITVKERILVKFTAEDWTDNTEEVLVLSKTDHELDLTELLYEYINLAVPLFAKCSDQGKDITCDPIMLAHISTEQQKEEQVKEENIDPRWAALRNIKNN; this is translated from the coding sequence GTGAAACATCTAATACAATACAAAATACCGTTTTCGGGGCTAAATGCAGGGAAGCACAATTTTGAGTTTGAGATCGATAAAAAGTTCTTTGATTGTTTTGAGCATTCCATTGTTAAAGATGGTCATCTAACAGCAAATGTTGAATTACAGAAGCAAGAAAATCTGCTTATTTTAAATTTCACAATTGTTGGGGATATCGGATTAACATGTGATGTTTGTTTAAGCGAATTTCCATCGCCTATTACAGTAAAAGAGCGGATATTGGTCAAATTCACCGCTGAGGACTGGACTGATAATACGGAAGAAGTACTGGTATTGTCTAAAACCGATCATGAGCTAGACCTGACCGAATTGCTATATGAATATATCAATTTGGCAGTTCCTTTGTTTGCTAAGTGTAGTGACCAAGGAAAAGATATTACCTGTGATCCGATTATGTTAGCGCATATATCAACTGAGCAACAGAAGGAAGAGCAAGTAAAAGAAGAGAACATTGACCCACGTTGGGCCGCATTAAGAAATATTAAAAATAACTAA
- the rpmF gene encoding 50S ribosomal protein L32 has translation MAHPKRKTSKSRRDKRRTHYKADRPSLSICKETGAVHLPHRAYTVDGNLYYNGKLIIENTAVV, from the coding sequence ATGGCACATCCAAAGCGTAAGACTTCTAAATCAAGAAGAGACAAGAGAAGAACACATTATAAAGCAGACAGACCTAGCTTAAGCATTTGTAAAGAAACTGGTGCAGTTCATTTACCACACCGTGCATACACTGTAGATGGTAATTTGTACTACAACGGTAAATTGATCATTGAAAATACGGCTGTTGTCTAA
- a CDS encoding transglutaminase-like domain-containing protein codes for MDEKELHALVTLLDDPDQLISEEIENKLLSLGPEIIPSLEEYWESAFDPFIQERLEKIIHAIQFDQIKSELLIWKMSNSFNLLDGLIIINSYQYPSYDNNLIRMSLEELKRDIWMELRYEMTPYEKVSLMNYVLFDKFGLSGNTNDYHNPQNSFIGRVLETKKGNPLTLSCIYSIVAQKLDIPIFGINLPKHFILSYLDEDQNADHLLFYLNAFNKGQVMQKADVISFLKQLNLPLSKEFMLPCDNVTILKRVLRNLVTAYEQNESVNKKQEIEILFKLLEE; via the coding sequence ATGGATGAAAAAGAATTACATGCTTTGGTTACTTTACTAGATGATCCGGATCAATTGATTTCTGAAGAAATCGAAAATAAATTATTGAGTTTAGGACCAGAGATCATACCTTCTTTAGAAGAGTATTGGGAATCTGCTTTTGATCCCTTCATACAGGAACGCCTGGAGAAAATTATCCATGCAATACAGTTTGATCAAATTAAAAGTGAACTTCTGATCTGGAAGATGAGCAACTCATTTAACCTCTTAGATGGCCTCATCATCATCAATAGCTATCAATACCCTTCTTACGACAATAACCTCATAAGGATGAGCTTAGAAGAGCTAAAGCGCGATATATGGATGGAGTTGCGGTATGAAATGACACCCTACGAAAAAGTATCACTGATGAATTATGTTCTATTTGATAAGTTTGGTCTTTCCGGAAATACAAATGATTATCATAATCCGCAGAATTCGTTTATCGGTAGGGTTTTGGAAACAAAAAAGGGAAATCCCCTGACCCTTTCATGTATCTACAGTATCGTTGCTCAAAAACTGGATATCCCGATCTTCGGCATTAATCTTCCTAAGCATTTTATTTTATCTTATCTGGATGAGGATCAGAACGCTGATCATTTATTGTTCTATCTAAATGCGTTTAATAAAGGTCAAGTGATGCAAAAAGCAGATGTTATTTCATTCTTAAAACAACTGAACCTCCCGCTCTCAAAAGAATTTATGTTGCCCTGTGATAATGTGACGATACTAAAAAGAGTATTACGTAATCTTGTTACAGCTTACGAACAAAATGAAAGTGTCAATAAGAAACAAGAAATCGAAATACTCTTTAAACTCTTAGAGGAATAA
- the plsX gene encoding phosphate acyltransferase PlsX: MKIGLDILGGDYAPNATILGAIEAQQLLTKDQKLVLFGDEDETRSLIEKAGGNPSDFEYIHAPENISMGEHPTKAITQKPNSSIAKGFELLKNGEIDSFASAGNTGAMLVGSIFSVKTVPGVLRPAITTIVPKLKSGFGLLLDVGANADCKPEMLNQFAILGSLYSQHMFGISSPKVGLLNIGEEEEKGNILTTTTYPLLKNNERINFIGNAEGRDLFSDIADVYVCDGFTGNVVLKLAESFYVVTLKKGFKDEFFDRFNYEQYGGSPVLGVNAPVIIGHGISTPQAIKNMVLQSRDMIQSDFIDKIRSAFN; encoded by the coding sequence ATGAAGATTGGTTTAGATATTTTAGGTGGCGATTATGCCCCTAATGCAACAATATTAGGTGCGATAGAAGCTCAGCAACTCTTGACAAAAGATCAAAAACTTGTTCTTTTTGGTGATGAGGATGAGACTAGATCGCTTATTGAAAAAGCTGGGGGTAATCCTTCGGACTTTGAATATATACACGCACCTGAAAACATTAGTATGGGTGAACACCCTACTAAAGCGATTACACAAAAACCCAACTCTAGTATAGCCAAAGGCTTTGAATTACTAAAAAACGGTGAAATTGATTCTTTTGCTTCTGCTGGTAACACCGGAGCAATGCTTGTCGGATCTATTTTTAGTGTAAAAACGGTACCCGGCGTACTAAGACCTGCTATAACGACAATTGTACCCAAACTGAAATCCGGTTTTGGATTACTACTTGATGTCGGAGCTAATGCGGACTGTAAACCCGAAATGCTTAATCAATTTGCAATTTTGGGAAGTTTGTATTCGCAACATATGTTTGGTATTTCTTCTCCGAAGGTTGGTTTATTAAACATCGGTGAAGAAGAAGAAAAAGGAAATATCCTAACCACAACCACCTATCCCCTTTTAAAAAATAACGAACGCATTAATTTCATCGGAAATGCCGAAGGCCGCGATCTGTTTTCAGATATTGCCGACGTGTATGTTTGTGATGGTTTTACAGGGAATGTTGTTTTAAAGCTAGCAGAATCATTTTACGTAGTAACATTGAAAAAAGGATTTAAAGATGAGTTCTTTGATCGATTCAACTACGAGCAGTATGGAGGTAGTCCTGTTTTAGGAGTTAATGCTCCTGTTATAATAGGCCATGGAATATCAACTCCTCAGGCTATTAAAAATATGGTTTTACAATCTAGAGATATGATCCAGTCAGATTTTATTGACAAAATCAGATCTGCTTTTAATTAA
- the accC gene encoding acetyl-CoA carboxylase biotin carboxylase subunit, whose translation MFKKILIANRGEIALRIIRTCREMGIKSVAVYSTADKDSLHVRFADEAVCIGPPASKDSYLNIPNIISAAELTNADAIHPGYGFLAENARFSSICAQYGIKFIGPTAEQIEKMGDKSQAKDTMKQAGVPTVPGSDGLLSSLQEGVKLAKEIGYPVIIKATAGGGGKGMRIIWKEEEFEHAWDSARQESAAAFGNDGMYLEKYVEEPRHIEIQVVGDQYGTVCHLSERDCSIQRRHQKLLEEAPSPFITPELRQKMGEAAIKGAKAVNYEGAGTVEFLVDKNRNFYFMEMNTRIQVEHPVTEEVINFDLIKEQIKVAAGIPISGKNYEPTMHAIECRINAEDPFNNFRPSPGKITNFHSPGGHGVRIDTHVYAGYTIPPYYDSMIAKVICVAQTREEAISTMERALSEFVIEGIKTTIPLHLRLMRDPNFRAGNFTTKFMETFDLSEDNV comes from the coding sequence ATGTTTAAAAAAATATTAATAGCTAATAGAGGAGAAATCGCTTTACGTATCATCCGCACATGTCGCGAAATGGGTATCAAAAGTGTAGCTGTTTATTCAACAGCTGATAAAGATAGTTTACACGTTCGTTTTGCGGATGAAGCTGTTTGTATCGGTCCTCCTGCCAGTAAAGATTCTTACTTAAACATCCCAAATATTATCTCAGCTGCAGAATTAACAAATGCAGATGCGATTCATCCTGGATATGGTTTCTTAGCAGAAAATGCGAGATTTTCTTCAATATGTGCACAGTATGGTATCAAATTTATTGGTCCCACTGCAGAGCAGATTGAAAAAATGGGCGATAAATCACAAGCAAAAGATACAATGAAACAAGCTGGCGTACCTACGGTACCTGGTTCTGATGGTCTTTTGAGCTCATTGCAAGAAGGTGTTAAACTTGCTAAAGAAATCGGATACCCGGTTATCATTAAGGCTACGGCTGGTGGTGGCGGTAAAGGTATGCGCATTATTTGGAAAGAAGAAGAATTTGAACATGCTTGGGATTCTGCACGTCAGGAATCTGCTGCAGCCTTCGGTAACGACGGTATGTATCTGGAGAAATATGTAGAAGAACCAAGACATATCGAAATTCAGGTAGTAGGTGATCAATACGGTACAGTATGTCACTTATCTGAAAGAGATTGTTCTATTCAACGTCGTCACCAAAAGTTATTGGAAGAAGCTCCTTCACCTTTTATTACGCCAGAATTACGTCAGAAAATGGGCGAAGCGGCTATCAAAGGTGCTAAAGCTGTTAACTATGAAGGTGCTGGTACAGTAGAGTTTTTAGTTGATAAAAACCGTAACTTCTACTTCATGGAAATGAATACACGTATTCAGGTTGAGCATCCAGTAACAGAGGAAGTCATTAATTTTGATTTAATCAAAGAACAAATCAAAGTTGCTGCCGGTATCCCTATTTCAGGTAAAAACTACGAGCCGACCATGCACGCGATCGAATGCCGTATCAATGCTGAAGATCCATTTAATAACTTCCGCCCATCACCAGGAAAGATTACTAATTTCCATTCACCAGGTGGTCACGGTGTACGTATCGATACACATGTATATGCGGGTTACACGATTCCTCCATATTACGATTCGATGATTGCTAAAGTAATCTGTGTTGCGCAAACACGTGAAGAAGCTATCTCAACAATGGAAAGAGCTTTAAGTGAATTTGTTATCGAAGGTATTAAAACAACAATACCTCTTCATTTACGTTTAATGCGCGATCCTAACTTCAGAGCTGGTAACTTTACTACGAAGTTTATGGAAACTTTTGACCTTTCAGAAGATAATGTATAA